The following proteins are co-located in the Gloeocapsa sp. PCC 7428 genome:
- the cas3 gene encoding CRISPR-associated helicase Cas3': MPYREFFKQCTGFSPYPWQVHFSAWSGQSIAVVAAPTGAGKEFGAVIPWLYLHKMSIPTTARLVYVLPTRSLVEQVYENTRQVVAASGLPIKVYCLKGGFIEHGFEQDLTQPAILIGTQDQLLSRALNRGFGVSWGQRPLHCAALTNDCRWVLDEIQLTGVAYSTLVQLYKHWQELGTFGRTQLCLMSATFDDRPLQGLEVERFELDTEDLAHAELAAKVTRPKPVFRAAVEDVVDVAALVEAHHLPGSLSLVVVNTVERAREIGRLISNLAPLVIHSRFLGIDREKLQQKLKGYQGVIVATQVVEAGVDLDADLLITELCPWSSFVQRCGRCGRKRTENTVQIHWLDYQQEWKPRPYDATECEATRDRLVQLPDASLYNLAQIPLPKLDLPSYQLTKRDVETFFCTHYKNRDTTYTISQYVRDPTAFTVAVVWSIERPKCLPHQKFTCPVPTQELKDFCKSYSVIPRVWGEDTWEKKEPEDGDVVWLPLAAGGYSSERGWTANPDDKCQAYSLEVEPEYNDPPFPYALSLGIHLQDTEAALREVIPYLQMLKIPERLIEELCRCARWHDWGKAHQVWQAYAQAQGELLAKSTNYSSPVQMKGYRHELASAIAAASQGASFLSQYLIAAHHGKVRDSLMPTNPNERFNAKVLRGVELGTHLPKVEISGVETLPAVELSFSGSWKQQFRNLLREYGPFRLIYLEAIIRNADVKASQYREEQAKNGNSN, encoded by the coding sequence ATGCCCTATCGCGAATTTTTTAAGCAGTGCACAGGGTTCTCGCCGTATCCTTGGCAAGTGCATTTTTCGGCTTGGAGTGGTCAATCAATCGCTGTAGTCGCTGCGCCTACAGGGGCGGGTAAAGAATTTGGGGCAGTTATTCCTTGGCTTTACCTCCATAAAATGAGTATTCCCACAACAGCCCGATTAGTTTATGTATTGCCTACGCGATCGCTAGTAGAACAGGTTTATGAAAATACGCGTCAGGTTGTTGCTGCATCAGGGTTGCCGATTAAGGTGTATTGCTTGAAGGGAGGCTTCATTGAACACGGCTTTGAACAAGATTTAACTCAGCCTGCAATTCTCATTGGCACGCAAGATCAGCTATTGTCGCGGGCTTTAAATCGTGGATTTGGTGTATCGTGGGGACAACGCCCTCTGCACTGTGCAGCCTTGACTAACGATTGCCGTTGGGTCTTAGATGAGATTCAACTGACGGGTGTCGCCTACAGCACGCTGGTGCAACTTTATAAGCACTGGCAGGAGTTAGGAACTTTTGGGCGAACTCAGTTGTGCTTGATGTCTGCAACCTTTGATGACAGACCATTACAAGGGTTAGAGGTAGAGCGATTTGAGCTAGACACTGAAGATCTTGCTCATGCAGAATTGGCGGCAAAAGTGACTCGCCCGAAGCCTGTCTTTAGAGCCGCTGTTGAGGATGTTGTAGATGTTGCTGCTTTAGTGGAAGCTCATCACTTGCCAGGAAGCTTATCGCTTGTGGTTGTTAATACCGTAGAGCGCGCGCGCGAAATTGGCAGATTAATATCAAATTTAGCGCCACTGGTGATCCACAGTCGGTTTTTAGGCATTGACCGCGAGAAGTTACAGCAGAAACTCAAGGGTTATCAAGGAGTCATTGTTGCGACTCAAGTCGTAGAAGCAGGGGTAGATCTAGATGCCGATCTGCTGATTACAGAACTATGTCCTTGGTCTTCGTTTGTGCAGCGGTGTGGGCGGTGTGGGCGCAAGCGAACAGAGAATACAGTGCAGATTCATTGGCTTGACTATCAACAAGAATGGAAACCGCGTCCTTATGATGCTACAGAATGTGAAGCAACCCGCGATCGCTTAGTGCAACTACCAGATGCAAGTCTCTATAACCTTGCTCAAATTCCTTTACCAAAGCTGGATTTACCAAGTTACCAGTTGACGAAGCGCGATGTCGAAACGTTCTTCTGCACCCACTACAAAAACCGAGACACAACATACACAATTTCCCAATATGTTCGCGATCCGACGGCTTTCACAGTAGCAGTCGTGTGGTCGATTGAGCGACCAAAGTGCTTGCCGCATCAAAAATTTACCTGCCCAGTTCCGACTCAGGAACTAAAAGATTTCTGCAAGTCTTATAGTGTTATCCCGCGAGTTTGGGGTGAGGATACTTGGGAGAAAAAGGAACCAGAAGACGGTGATGTTGTGTGGCTACCACTCGCTGCTGGTGGCTATTCATCAGAAAGAGGATGGACGGCAAACCCTGATGATAAATGCCAAGCATACAGTTTGGAAGTCGAACCAGAGTACAATGACCCGCCTTTTCCCTATGCTTTATCGCTAGGAATTCACTTGCAAGATACCGAAGCAGCGTTGCGCGAAGTGATTCCCTATCTCCAAATGCTGAAAATTCCTGAAAGGCTCATCGAGGAACTTTGTCGCTGTGCGCGGTGGCATGATTGGGGTAAAGCACATCAGGTTTGGCAAGCATATGCACAGGCTCAAGGAGAACTCTTAGCAAAGTCTACAAATTACAGTTCCCCAGTGCAAATGAAAGGCTATCGCCATGAGTTAGCAAGTGCGATCGCTGCGGCTAGTCAAGGTGCTTCGTTTCTGTCGCAATACCTGATTGCGGCGCATCATGGCAAAGTCCGCGATAGCTTGATGCCTACTAACCCTAACGAACGATTTAACGCCAAAGTTTTAAGAGGTGTTGAGTTGGGGACGCACTTACCCAAAGTTGAGATTTCAGGCGTTGAGACACTACCTGCTGTGGAATTGTCATTTTCTGGTAGCTGGAAGCAACAATTCAGGAATTTGCTGCGCGAGTACGGACCATTCAGACTAATTTACCTCGAAGCCATAATTCGCAATGCGGATGTGAAAGCATCTCAATATCGTGAGGAGCAAGCAAAAAATGGTAACAGCAACTAA
- the csx17 gene encoding type I-U CRISPR-associated protein Csx17: MVTATKAVAFPHLTPTTAIAWLKAVGLLRLSGARGYWDNCFYLLDVSAENLVENLLNYQPKPFVSPWNSYSLFNKAEGLAAVLASQSKRYRLMREGYTELQDAMQSLDTAGQSAAQKKLTLMADLPRRVSNHHWLEWINAVGLMTNTQTGPRFLCNDLLGTGGNVGTTDFCTAYFQVCTQLWDLDTGEPAVDTEAFIRASVLGEPQPKTLLAQALLGHTYPAADYFDDLAPAGTSLADYLDNGGRSSQLANPVDLILYLEGATTFTGKAIPRNEVEEGGQEYTIAAYPLLLEVNSGSADTSDRTGRAYEVWLPLWEQPMDWEDFQDIVTTDLAFRLKNQVVDTIDMLDVITQANDYCGELSRFARFGLWTRKGQGKYLIYVGLATPGKTDFGAELRKWRLQARPSEKQPQAQYNLLTTIQKTLYRLQQGNAEATTAIRVLGQLEVLHSRVQTKVPPVPQLKEKWVEAVYQEYPIVEVELAAALASTAPTHVNSGHAYPFRRLLSSARYDKKKDTWFWSDEHHDKLKTFSLEALCVSLLHLWNEVWERDKYHPAHGWTYQASPDAIAAFIAGRTNDQLILELALGFALCRIPSFLAPFSHTQPLPEPYKYAASLQWSRNTSLSAQTVNALLAGSTVPLSRQLAAMQKPVVLPSAITIGKRCALALVFPCQPFHQLGEAHA; encoded by the coding sequence ATGGTAACAGCAACTAAGGCAGTCGCCTTTCCTCATCTGACACCCACAACTGCGATCGCATGGTTAAAAGCCGTGGGATTATTGCGGTTGTCTGGAGCTAGAGGTTACTGGGATAACTGTTTTTATTTATTAGATGTATCGGCAGAAAATTTAGTAGAGAACCTCCTCAACTATCAACCCAAACCTTTTGTTAGCCCTTGGAATAGCTACAGCCTCTTCAACAAAGCCGAAGGGTTAGCAGCCGTTTTAGCATCTCAATCAAAGCGCTATAGATTAATGCGCGAGGGATACACAGAACTACAAGATGCAATGCAATCGTTGGATACCGCAGGACAATCAGCGGCGCAAAAGAAGCTAACGCTGATGGCTGATCTCCCTAGGCGAGTGAGTAACCATCACTGGTTGGAATGGATTAATGCAGTCGGGCTAATGACCAACACGCAAACAGGACCAAGGTTTCTTTGTAATGACTTACTCGGAACTGGCGGTAATGTGGGCACTACGGATTTCTGTACAGCTTACTTCCAAGTTTGCACGCAACTCTGGGATTTGGATACTGGAGAACCAGCGGTTGATACAGAAGCCTTCATTCGAGCTTCCGTGTTGGGTGAGCCGCAGCCAAAAACACTTCTTGCGCAAGCCTTGTTAGGTCATACCTATCCTGCTGCTGACTATTTCGATGACTTAGCTCCTGCGGGTACGTCTTTAGCAGACTATTTAGACAACGGCGGTAGGTCATCTCAATTGGCTAATCCTGTTGACTTGATTCTTTATCTCGAAGGAGCGACCACGTTTACAGGTAAAGCAATTCCGCGCAATGAAGTTGAAGAAGGCGGTCAAGAATACACAATAGCTGCTTACCCACTGCTTTTAGAGGTGAATTCTGGGAGTGCAGATACGAGCGATCGCACTGGGCGGGCGTATGAAGTTTGGCTACCTTTGTGGGAGCAACCAATGGACTGGGAAGACTTTCAAGATATAGTCACAACCGACTTGGCGTTTCGGCTCAAAAATCAGGTCGTCGATACCATCGATATGCTCGATGTCATTACTCAAGCAAATGACTATTGCGGAGAACTATCCCGATTTGCTCGATTTGGTCTTTGGACGCGAAAAGGGCAGGGCAAATACCTAATTTATGTAGGACTTGCTACCCCTGGAAAGACAGATTTTGGCGCTGAATTAAGAAAATGGCGACTGCAAGCGCGTCCTAGCGAAAAACAACCGCAAGCACAATACAACCTACTCACAACGATTCAGAAAACGCTTTATCGCCTGCAACAAGGTAATGCGGAGGCGACTACGGCGATTCGTGTTTTAGGGCAGTTAGAGGTGTTGCATAGTCGGGTTCAGACCAAAGTGCCTCCAGTTCCGCAATTAAAAGAGAAATGGGTTGAAGCAGTTTATCAAGAATATCCGATTGTAGAAGTTGAGTTAGCCGCTGCATTGGCTAGTACTGCACCGACACACGTAAATTCTGGTCATGCGTACCCGTTTCGACGGCTGTTGTCATCGGCAAGATATGACAAAAAGAAAGACACTTGGTTTTGGTCGGATGAACATCATGACAAGCTGAAGACGTTTTCTTTAGAAGCGTTGTGCGTATCTCTACTTCATTTATGGAATGAAGTTTGGGAAAGAGATAAATATCATCCCGCCCACGGCTGGACGTATCAGGCTAGTCCAGATGCGATCGCCGCCTTCATCGCTGGACGCACCAACGATCAGCTAATTCTAGAGTTAGCCTTGGGATTCGCACTTTGTAGAATTCCTAGCTTTTTAGCACCTTTTTCTCATACTCAGCCTTTGCCAGAGCCTTACAAATATGCAGCTTCACTTCAGTGGAGTCGCAATACGTCGCTGAGCGCTCAGACGGTAAATGCTTTATTGGCTGGCTCTACTGTACCGCTAAGTCGGCAACTTGCCGCAATGCAAAAGCCAGTCGTCTTGCCGAGTGCGATCACCATTGGTAAACGCTGTGCGCTGGCGCTTGTTTTTCCCTGTCAACCTTTTCATCAATTAGGAGAAGCTCATGCTTAA